The window AAGGAGTAGAGCTTCTCTCGAATGGCTTATAGATCATCGATGCTGAGGGCGTTGGTTATCACTTCGAACTCCTGATTTGGAACAacaaaaaaatcagcaaggagAAACCCCAAAACTAAAATTCAGTTGTAAGGCATGAAAGAAAGAGCCGTCACATGTGTCTTAAATTGGGAGTTATACCTCTGAATCAGTTTGCATACTTAGTAATTCCATTGCTTTCACCATGTGATGGATGACATAGAACCCACATGCATGGCCAGCAGGTTAATGGTGGCACTgcaaaaaaaatagaacaaaaatagtaaaaggAAAGAAACTACACACAAATTCATGATATAACATATGAAGGGCATGAATAAAAGAAAATTGCATTCTAAAATTAATTCCCAGTTATGACTAATCCAGAATCAACTGTATTTCTCACTCATAACATGATTAACAATCTAATCTTATTATACTGCAGGCCATAGGAATTGAAATGACAAGCTTTCAGCTAATTAACATGGATCTAGGTGAAAACTGATATTATGTGTCATGGCCATCTTTCACAAGAATTTACCATACCTGGAACTTTGTGACATGTTGCAAGCTCGTGCTGGTgtccatcttcttcattgtgCAGTATGAAAGAAAAGCCCTACATCAACACAGTCAAACAGCCATGGACCATCTTTAGCTAGTTCATGAAATATGAAATATTTTGAGAATTAGTAGAAGGTCATGAAAGAACTCACTCATCAAGGGCCTGTTTCAATACACTGTTATCACATGACTTGGACCTTTGAGAATCAAAGTACAGTGTCTTTCTCCACTTTGGCATGATAACCACTAAAATCCAGTGCCCAACTGTGTTATGAGCAAACACGATAAGTTTCTTCCTAGCCAATTTTTTCATAGACTTTGTCATATAATCCACCACATAAGATCTATCTTGATTCATGGTACTCAAGGACATCATCTGTGGATCAAGGAAACCCACGGGCACAGACTTTGCCTTTGTTTTCTTGATCATGGACCTAGTTAAGAATTAAAATAGCATCAAGACAACAAATGAACTAAATGAagtgcatttatgaagctatatCCAACAAATGATTAGTGAGAAGATGATTAGAGGAACTTACAGTGTGAAGCTGCGGAGTAAAGACACATCCAGCGCATCGAGATTGAAGAGGTCATATAAGTCATTGAAACACAAAAGGTAACACTCCTCTTCAGCTTCTCGTAGAAAATGCCCACGCTTGTATGAGGACACTATATATTTCATTTTTTCTGCACAACATTGCATGTAGTAATTATGGAGTGAAGTGGTTGCAGGTCCGACATTCTTAAGTTCAGCAGCTGTCAACAATGGTCGTCCATATCTGTATTTTGGGTTCTCCTGAGTCCATGGTGATGCAGCACCTTTCTTCTTAGGCTGCTTCTTACCGGCAGCCTCCTTAGGCCTTTTGATGGCATCCTGCTTCTTTGAACCTTCTGTGTCCCACTGTTGGCATCAACAATCTTGTCTGCGTTAGCTGCAACTTTTTCAACACTCTTGGGTGCACTCTTGGGTGCAGCAGTGATGGGAGAATCATTGGGTGCAGCAGCGGTGTTTGCAACACTCTTAGCTCCAGCGATGATTGGAGCACTCTTGGCTGCAGCAGTGATTGGAGCAGTCTTGGTAGCATTCACGGGAGCACCAGCAGATTCAGATTCCTTTGTAGGAAGCTTGGATGCATCTGATGCACTCTTTGTGATTGCCTTGGCCACAGTTTGTGAAGAAACTTGCTTTGACCTAACAACAATATCAATCCTCCGCCACTGTATCCTTTGCAAGACAGCCTCTCCAAGTTTTGAGATCTCATCATTCGGAGGGAATGGAAGCAAAATATCAGGCCACTCAGCTACAAGCTCCACTTTGACCACTGCACATTCTGGTTGAATGGGAACTATATGCAGCTCAAAATGCCTTGGATAAACTGTACCTCATGCAACCTCAGCTCGGTGACCACCGGCACTGTGAATGAGGGCACATGGTGTGGGCTCACTCAAGCCACTTATAGTATCATGATCCTCATTCGGACCCATCCGCTTtggatcttcatcttcatcttcactaCATAATAAGGGACCATCATTGTGCCCTTTAGCTGCGTCAGAGGCGGACGCACAACTGCTCCTCCGACTAGGTGCAGGGCTTGTGTTCCTAGATAGTGGCACAATCTACAATCCCTATTTTGCAAACATTGATAGGATGTCCTGGGTCACCTCAGCTCTTAGTTCGTCCTTTATTGTCTACAAGTCTGCTGAGCTaatttttctcctcttcctgtACATACCCAAGTGCCCAGGCCATGCTTCCTTCCAGCCATTGTAGCTGGAGACACCCCGCACGCGGTCGGGTTGCTCGGGGCCCAAGCATTGAGTTAGCACATCATTCTCCCTGGTCCAAGTGACACCGGAAGATTCTGCATGTGCTTGCTTTTCTTGGATTTCTTTTGAAAGCCTCTCAGTGTCCTCTGTCTTCCACTTAATATGAGCAGCACCTTATGATATCACCAGCTTACTCCTTGCTCGTAGCCAACTCCTTGTCCGGCCTTCAGGGAATTCTTCATATGGACTGGCAATCCCTAGAGAAGCCAACTTCCTGTCCTCTTCATCCCATTGTGCTTGAATCCTTTCATAACCGGTTGGACCCATGCAGTGCTCATGCTTGTACTGTTCTCGAAGCAACTTGTATCTTTCACTCTCTGTTATGGCTTCTTCAGATTCACACATAAGTACAAACTCTTTCCAATCTTCCGGTTTGATATAGGGGTGCTTCCCAAATGGAGTCAGTCCTTTCTTGATATAATTTGCCTTAAGCTTGCTTTTGTGGGTTCTCCATGCCTTAACTGTTGTCTTCATGACCTGCCTAAACCCAAATGGCTTCATCTCTGGCGGGAACTGCAAAAAAGGTTGCACATATGTATCAAACAATGACCACTTTTGTTGGACACTTAGGGATTTGAATCCTGGCATAACTAGAGATAGCTTATATCTTGCAATGAGACTAGCTAGTGCCCGTAACATCAACTTATGCCTCCTTTCTGTTGGCAGCCCCTCGATCAATCTCAGTTACTATAATCATGTCCTTTGGCCATTTTGTTGATGTCTTAGGTGTTTTCTGTCGAGCCTCAGTCCCATCCTACAGGAACTCTTCTTCTTTAGAGCAGTCATCACCAGCTTCTTCCTCTAATTCAGAACCGTCTTCACCAGAATGTGTCCATTCATCGAATGAGGCTTGTTAATAAACATTATGGAAATGAGCAGACCAGCAACATAAGAAACTCCAGTAATATTGCTATGTGATCTTACCATTTTGACAGGTTGAGGTTTGCAAGTTTGGCCGTCAATGCAAAAGCTGTTCAATGTCAATAACAACGAAGTACATATAATCTGTACATGCAACAAGAGGAAAACTTATCAGTGCCACAGCTAAAATTGGTGTAGgaacaaactaaaatttgaatgTATACAACAATAGTAGAGTACATAAATTAGAGTAGCTCAATTGTTAATGTAGTCCGCAATTTAGAGTAGATACCAGGAAACCAAAAATTCAGAGTACCCACCAGGCAACATtgaaataaatatagaaatgacaacttgtcttttttttaaaattttagctAGCAACTACAACTATAGCAACATGCATTATACAAATTAAGGATAAGCAACAGAAACTGAAATTAAAGATAAGCTTAAGCAGAGAGAGAAGGGACAGTGGCACTGACCTAGGGCGAAGCAATGCTCGAATTTTTGAAGCTCAAGAACCAGAGAtgagcatataagtacaaaTTACCTAGAAAATGTACTATCAATCACAAAAACTAAACCCtagaaaaggtaaaaaaaatgGTAGGTGCTAAGCTTGCATGCATAGAGGGGGCCACCACACCGGGAATTATAGGGTATACACCACAATACCACAAGCCGCTCCGTTGTTTTTTTTGTCAGccccaaataaaacttatgcagcCTAGCACCCACCACATAACTAAAGAAGAACAACTATGCTTAGCTAACCAAAGTAGGTTCAATAGTGATTGTTGACATACCTGGCCAATCAGTGAGTAGACCAAATGTTGCTTACCCAAATAGTAGTATAAAATTGATATCATGATAACTGAATAATAGTATACCAACTATGCTCTAGTTTCGCTTTGACAATCATGCAAACTGATAGCAGAATAAAGATTATGACagcaaaaaatataaaatggtAGGTGCTAAGCTTGCGTGCATCGAGGGGGCCACCACATCGGGAATTACAGGGTATACACCACAATACCACAAGCCGCTCCGTTGGTTTTTTGTCGGCCCCAAATAAAGACTTACGCAGCATAGCACCCACCACATATGTCTAGCTAACTTAGGTTCAATATTGCTCTACTCAATCATCAACAAAATTGTCCAGAGTGCATATCACTAATTAATCAATTACTGCTTTCTTAAGCCACAAgacatctatgcaaaaagtgtAGTGTGTAAATAGCAAAAAAGTTACTggtcaagaacatgaagaaacACAATTTTCTTATGCCAATTAAATACTACAAGCATCTAAACACAACTGGAAGTTACTGCATCTAAAGGGAAGATATCTAGATCCAGATACGGATACACTACAAGCATCTACACCATGACCACTGTATGAATTGTACCAACTAATTGAAAACAGTAAATATAAATTGTAGCAGAGAGTTTTACTGATCAAGACAAAACTAAGAACagagcatcactagaacaactAGTTTTTCCTGACCCCAGCAACTAATCAAAGCATTACTAGTTTTTCCTGACCCCAGCAACTAATCAAAGCACTACGAGACAGGGGGGATGAAGGTAACTAACTCGTATGGCGCGCGGACGAGCGAGGGTGGTGGGGTCATCGGGTCCTGGCCGCGGGGCTGGAAGGAGCGAGGGAGGCCGCATCATCGTCTTCGGGGTCGCTGGGTCGCCCTCGTCGTGCCAGGGGTCACCGGGTCGCCGTCGTCACGCCAGGAGCCGCTTAGGGGCTCCTGCTTGCCGGGCCTGAGGAGATTGGGTGTCGGCGGGAGCAGGCCCTTCAGAGGCTGGGTCCTTGTCATAGGGTCATCGCCTTCACTGGAGGAGGAGCGGACGAGCGAGGGTGGCGCTCCCTAAGGGGCGGGCAGCAGCGGGGGGTGGAGTGCCGCGAACCCTAAGGGTCGAAGGGAATGGGGAGCGTAGCGGATTGGTGGGCCTTTTGGGCCTCATCTCTCACCAGCCAAAAAAAAGAACAACCACCCAAGGAAAATGCAAAAAATTTGCACGAGCCAGAGTCAAACTCGCGACTTTGCTCTAGCCAACAGGCGCCCATACCATTGCACTACTCTAGAATTTCAATATTGAAGCCATATGTTTTTGTAGCTATATTCACACTATATGTTATTTGGGTGGTGCAAAAAAAGCTTGCGCGAGCCGGAGTCGAACTCACGACCTCGCTCTGGCCAACAAGCGCCCATACCATTGCACTACTCTAGAATTTCAGTAACGATGCCATATTTTTTTATACCTATTTTCACACCATATGTTTTTGGGTGGTGCAAAAAAACCAAAAATGGGACGACACCACTAGTCCCCGAGACTCGAACTGCGGCCACTATAACCAAAGCGCATAGCTTGTACCACTGCACCACTGAAGGAAGTTGGATTTGCATCAATCTATCTATTTATTTAAAGCAACCATCTCCATCTCCCTTGCCAGGTCCGCCTCTTCCCCTTCCCACCCCTTCCCCATCTACATAAAGAAACGCCGGCAACAGAAACACCCACCCCTTCCCCTTCGCCGGCGACAGACCCTCACCTTCCTTGACGACGATGGCGTCCCTGAACCAGATCTACGTGTGGCTGCAGACGCGTGGCAAGGACGGCCACTTCGTCTCCATGGGCGGCGCACCGCGGCGTCAAAACGCCAACCGCGCTCCAGCCTCGACCCCAACAGGTGGCGACGGCGCTACTCCACCACTACGCCACAgcgcccgcctcgccgctcgcccaTCCTCCCCAACAAGTGGCAGTGACACCACGAAGAAGACGGAGGTGGGgacggcgcccctcctcctcgctaAGAAGAAGGCCGGCggtgcttcctcctcctccacgagcGGTGGCGCCGGTGCCAAGCGGCTCAAGATGAAGGCCGGCGGTGCTTCCCTTCTCCCCTACCCGCCGGCATTCGATGTTGCGGCCCTACGGCGCCAAGCGGCAGAAGCTGGAGGCCCGCGGCGTTGTTCCCCTCTTCTCCCCTACCAGCCGCGCTTCACCATCATCGACCTGCCAGCAGCCcctgagcaggaggaggaggagacgaaGCCCAACGTGACCTGCCTTCAGCCCCTGAGCAAGAAGGAGTGGAGGGTGAACAAGGGGAAGGAGGTAAATCCTACATGCTTACTCAGTATGACTATATTCTAAGGCTTACTCAGTATGAATAGATTATAATGCTTACTTAGTAGAGAAATTTAGGGATTTAGCCAGTAGAGCACTTGAGTTAGGCAGTAGTGAATAGATTATAATGCTTCAGTAGAGCACTTCAATTTAGGGATTTACTCAGTATGAATAGATTATAATGCTTCAGTAGAGCACTTGAATGCTTACTCTGTATTATATTGCTGGAGTATATTCTAGAGCACTTGGATTTATTGCTGGATTTAGGCATTAGTGAATTATATTGCTGGAGTGAATTATATTGCTGGATTTACATGTTTGGTTTTTGGCTAGATGGTTCCTAGTACTGTTAGTAGCCTCTGGTAAAAGGTTAAACTTTGGAACTCATTTACTTGCTCAAAGAACttagattcctagatctactagcttTGTTCATATAttaatgctggtagaaataaGAATGGTTTAGCTATGAAACTTCTTCTATGAATGCAAGTCACTGAATCTGAATTTATTTGTGGAACTCTACTTTGTTCATATGTTTAGCCTCTAAATTTtactgaagcatgtttagacaTAATCTACATTCTAAGGCTTTATATCTACAGTTCTAAGCCTGGATAAAATAGTTCATGTATGACCATGAtttttgatttcatgcttaCTCAGTATGACTAGATTCTAAGGACTTATATTGCTGGTCTAAGGCTTTATATTTTtactgaagcatgtttagacaTAATCTAGCCTCTGCTAAAAATTTGAGGTTCAAAATTTTTGCAGAACTCTATGTAGAAATTAATTTTGGTAAAGGCATGTTAACTCTTTCAAATTTAGATCTCCTGTGTTATGCATAGATGAATTTTCATGTTTAGATGTCTTGCTATTAAAAACTGAAATTTTCACAGTAAATTCTAGAGTAGCTGATATTTaagttgcttttttttttaatcttgcAGGTCCCAATTGACAGGATGAGCTTCTGGAAATTGCACAACAATCTGGCAGCATCAcagaagagagaggaggaac is drawn from Panicum virgatum strain AP13 chromosome 1N, P.virgatum_v5, whole genome shotgun sequence and contains these coding sequences:
- the LOC120654102 gene encoding uncharacterized protein LOC120654102 codes for the protein MASLNQIYVWLQTRGKDGHFVSMGGAPRRQNANRAPASTPTGGDGATPPLRHSARLAARPSSPTSGSDTTKKTEVGTAPLLLAKKKAGGASSSSTSGGAGAKRLKMKAGGASLLPYPPAFDVAALRRQAAEAGGPRRCSPLLPYQPRFTIIDLPAAPEQEEEETKPNVTCLQPLSKKEWRVNKGKEVPIDRMSFWKLHNNLAASQKREEELEEELAKETEKRKALKLALERAAARAAPRI